From the genome of Phytohabitans rumicis, one region includes:
- a CDS encoding adhesin has product MLTLTDNAVEVIRNLTDQPQVPEGAGLRIATDATAGSLMLSLAAEPMEGDKVVDEAGARLFLESEAARILDDKALDANVDANGAVQFAVGEQPG; this is encoded by the coding sequence ATGCTCACCTTGACCGACAACGCGGTGGAAGTGATCCGCAACCTGACCGACCAGCCACAGGTGCCCGAGGGGGCCGGCCTGCGCATCGCCACCGACGCGACCGCGGGCTCGCTCATGCTCAGCCTGGCCGCCGAGCCCATGGAGGGCGACAAGGTCGTCGACGAGGCCGGGGCCCGGCTGTTCCTGGAGTCCGAAGCGGCGCGCATCCTCGATGACAAGGCGCTCGACGCCAACGTGGACGCCAATGGCGCCGTGCAGTTCGCCGTGGGCGAGCAGCCTGGTTGA
- a CDS encoding LuxR C-terminal-related transcriptional regulator, with the protein MRQVPPSSGRLVRVAIRSHKRIFRDTLTVCLAGQPDFTVVGHVADDAALLGLCDLCGPDLILYDAGAVVGEALRALRTVRDRHERIRVIVLYERLSSAELAASRQAGVDTLIPSSHGLDALLMLLHQHVDALRFGVPVPAPGGLSAQEREIITLTAAGHPVCRVAELLNMTPFAVENCKRRIYQKLAVTSQSHAIARAITLGLVNRAPLPRPRVYASGGLTLVVLCGPDVPARYDVAVALLAQRIPFVTDGGSGGGLDLWDHAGSGTVPVVLVDPAVEDWQRLGDSRVPVMVVCSKPMSRGETLDALGRGAVAIVAAERVSEALVPALTLAAAGHLIIDPTAANWVLAAAGTHAGEPESGLPELTTREGDILRSIAAGHSVRQTARSLGIAEKTVENTQARLFRKLGARNRAGALATAHALGMLELLNP; encoded by the coding sequence ATGCGACAGGTACCGCCGTCCAGCGGGCGCCTCGTCAGGGTGGCGATCCGCTCCCATAAGCGAATCTTTCGGGACACACTCACGGTCTGCCTGGCCGGGCAGCCCGATTTCACCGTCGTGGGTCACGTCGCCGACGACGCCGCCCTGCTCGGCCTCTGCGACCTGTGCGGCCCCGACCTGATCCTGTACGACGCCGGTGCCGTCGTGGGGGAGGCCCTACGGGCTTTGCGTACCGTGCGTGACCGCCACGAACGCATCCGCGTGATCGTCCTCTACGAGCGGCTGTCCTCCGCCGAGCTGGCCGCCAGCCGGCAGGCCGGCGTGGACACGCTGATCCCGAGCTCGCACGGCCTCGACGCGCTGCTCATGCTGCTGCACCAGCACGTCGACGCGCTGCGCTTCGGGGTACCGGTGCCGGCCCCGGGCGGGCTCAGCGCCCAGGAACGGGAGATCATCACACTGACCGCCGCCGGCCACCCGGTGTGCCGCGTCGCCGAGCTGCTCAACATGACCCCGTTCGCGGTGGAAAACTGCAAGCGGCGCATCTACCAGAAGCTCGCCGTGACCAGCCAGAGCCACGCCATCGCCCGCGCCATCACCCTCGGGCTGGTCAACCGCGCGCCCCTGCCCCGCCCCCGGGTGTACGCCTCGGGCGGCCTGACCCTCGTCGTCCTCTGTGGACCCGACGTGCCCGCCCGGTATGACGTCGCCGTGGCGCTGCTCGCCCAGCGCATCCCGTTCGTGACCGACGGCGGCTCCGGTGGCGGGCTGGACCTGTGGGACCACGCCGGCTCCGGCACCGTCCCCGTGGTCCTCGTCGACCCCGCCGTCGAGGACTGGCAGCGGCTCGGCGACTCCCGCGTACCGGTCATGGTGGTCTGCTCCAAGCCGATGAGCCGTGGCGAGACCCTCGACGCGCTGGGGCGGGGCGCGGTCGCGATCGTCGCCGCGGAGCGCGTCAGCGAGGCCCTCGTGCCCGCCCTCACCCTCGCCGCCGCCGGCCACCTGATCATCGACCCCACCGCGGCCAACTGGGTCCTCGCCGCCGCCGGCACCCACGCGGGCGAGCCGGAAAGCGGCCTGCCCGAGCTGACCACCCGCGAGGGCGACATCCTGCGCTCGATCGCGGCCGGCCACAGCGTACGGCAGACGGCCCGGTCGCTCGGCATCGCCGAAAAGACCGTCGAGAACACCCAGGCGCGCCTGTTCCGCAAGCTGGGCGCCCGCAACCGCGCCGGCGCCCTGGCCACCGCCCACGCGCTCGGCATGCTGGAGCTCCTCAACCCCTAA
- a CDS encoding methionyl-tRNA formyltransferase, whose translation MRVVMFGYQTWGHRTLQALLDSDHEVVLAVTHPKSDHAYEKIWDDSVAELAEKHGVPVEIRNRPDDSLVERLREVNPDVIVATNWRTWIPPEIFALPRLGTLNVHDSLLPAYAGFSPLIWALINGEERVGVTAHMMDGELDAGDIVLQRAVPVEPTDTATDLFHKTLELFGPITVDGLALIASGRTDWVKQDRSRASFFHKRSIEDSRVDWNWPAQDLERLIRAQSDPYPNAFTYHRGERVRILAAAVSDGRYGGTPGRIFIREGDGVVIVAGADARHGRNHGLLIKRVRLDDGTDVPALEYFRTMGGYLTPTRTVRG comes from the coding sequence ATGCGGGTCGTTATGTTCGGGTACCAGACCTGGGGTCACCGCACCCTGCAGGCCCTGCTCGACTCCGACCACGAGGTCGTCCTCGCGGTCACCCATCCCAAGAGCGATCACGCGTACGAGAAGATCTGGGACGACTCCGTCGCCGAGTTGGCCGAGAAGCACGGCGTACCCGTGGAGATCCGCAACCGCCCCGACGACAGCCTGGTGGAACGGCTGCGCGAGGTCAACCCGGACGTCATCGTCGCGACCAACTGGCGCACCTGGATCCCGCCGGAGATCTTCGCGCTGCCCCGCCTCGGCACCCTCAACGTGCACGACTCGCTGCTGCCCGCGTACGCCGGCTTCTCCCCGCTCATCTGGGCCCTGATCAACGGGGAGGAGCGGGTCGGGGTGACCGCGCACATGATGGACGGTGAGCTGGACGCCGGCGACATCGTGCTCCAGCGCGCCGTGCCCGTCGAACCCACCGACACCGCGACCGACCTGTTCCACAAGACGCTGGAGCTCTTCGGCCCGATCACCGTGGACGGGCTGGCGCTGATCGCCTCGGGGCGTACCGACTGGGTCAAGCAGGACCGCTCGCGGGCCAGCTTCTTCCACAAGCGCTCCATCGAGGACAGCCGCGTCGACTGGAACTGGCCGGCGCAGGACCTCGAACGCCTGATCCGGGCGCAGTCCGACCCGTACCCGAACGCGTTCACGTACCACCGCGGCGAGCGGGTGCGGATCCTGGCCGCCGCCGTCTCCGACGGCCGCTACGGCGGCACGCCCGGCCGGATCTTCATCCGCGAGGGCGACGGCGTCGTGATCGTCGCGGGCGCCGACGCGCGCCATGGCCGCAACCACGGCCTGCTCATCAAGCGGGTACGCCTCGACGACGGCACCGACGTGCCCGCGCTCGAATACTTCCGCACCATGGGCGGCTACCTCACCCCCACCCGCACGGTTAGGGGTTGA
- a CDS encoding lysine N(6)-hydroxylase/L-ornithine N(5)-oxygenase family protein, which yields MSQAVPVYDLVGVGFGPSNLALAIALTEHNAVARHKTTGVFLERQPRFGWHRGMLIEDATMQVSFLKDLVTLRNPTSEFSFLCYLHGKGRLIDFINHKNLFPLRVEFHDYLEWAAAKVDDLVFYGHEVVGVEPVDGDHLDVTVRSKDGVSVYRARNLVLATGLRPHLPDGVVATDRIWHNRDLLDRVTGLSDGSRFVVVGAGQSAAEVVAFLHERFPRAEVCAVFSRYGYSPADDSSFANRIFDPAAVGEFYEAPPEVKQSLVDYHANTNYSVVDADLIDDLYRRVYREKVLGTSRLRMFNVSRVEDVAATPAGVRTTVRSLVTGASTVLDADAVVYATGYRPADPGPLLDSCGCRRDEQGRLRVGRDYRVLTDPDLGPGIYLQGGTEHTHGITSSLLSNTAIRAAEILRSIVDSEVPAPQYI from the coding sequence ATGTCGCAGGCGGTACCCGTGTACGACCTCGTCGGAGTCGGCTTCGGCCCGTCGAACCTGGCGCTGGCCATCGCGTTGACCGAGCACAACGCGGTCGCCCGGCACAAGACCACCGGTGTGTTCCTGGAGCGGCAGCCGCGGTTCGGCTGGCACCGCGGGATGCTGATCGAGGACGCGACCATGCAGGTGTCGTTCCTCAAGGACCTGGTCACGCTGCGCAACCCGACCAGCGAGTTCAGCTTCCTGTGTTACCTGCACGGCAAGGGCCGGCTGATCGACTTCATCAACCACAAGAACCTCTTCCCGCTGCGCGTGGAGTTCCACGACTACCTGGAGTGGGCCGCGGCCAAGGTGGACGACCTGGTCTTCTACGGCCACGAGGTGGTGGGCGTCGAGCCGGTCGACGGGGACCACCTCGACGTGACCGTGCGGAGCAAGGACGGGGTGAGCGTCTACCGCGCCCGCAACCTGGTGCTCGCCACCGGCCTGCGCCCGCACCTGCCGGACGGGGTGGTGGCGACGGACCGGATCTGGCACAACCGCGACCTGCTCGACCGGGTCACCGGGCTGTCGGACGGGTCGCGCTTCGTCGTGGTCGGGGCCGGACAGAGCGCCGCGGAGGTCGTCGCGTTCCTGCACGAGCGCTTCCCGCGCGCCGAGGTCTGTGCGGTCTTCTCCCGGTACGGCTACAGCCCGGCCGACGACAGCTCGTTCGCCAACCGCATCTTCGACCCGGCCGCGGTGGGCGAGTTCTACGAGGCGCCGCCGGAGGTCAAGCAGTCCCTTGTGGACTACCACGCCAACACCAACTACTCCGTCGTGGACGCCGACCTGATCGACGACCTGTACCGCCGGGTCTACCGCGAGAAGGTGCTCGGCACGTCGCGGCTGCGCATGTTCAACGTGTCCCGCGTCGAGGACGTCGCGGCGACCCCCGCGGGTGTACGGACCACGGTGCGGTCGCTGGTCACCGGCGCGAGCACCGTGCTGGACGCCGACGCCGTCGTCTACGCCACCGGCTACCGACCCGCCGACCCCGGCCCGCTGCTGGACTCCTGCGGGTGCCGCCGCGACGAGCAGGGGCGCCTGCGCGTCGGGCGGGACTACCGCGTGCTCACCGACCCGGATCTCGGGCCCGGAATCTACCTGCAGGGCGGCACCGAGCACACGCACGGCATCACGTCGTCGCTGCTGTCCAACACCGCCATCCGGGCCGCCGAGATCCTCCGTTCCATCGTGGACAGCGAAGTCCCGGCACCGCAGTACATCTGA
- a CDS encoding iron-siderophore ABC transporter substrate-binding protein — translation MLRSRLPLALAAVAVLAISACGGGSDEDTAGPAASATAGAFPVTVAHKYGTTEIKSAPTRVVTLGLSDQDTALALGVKPVGAVDWFKERPYGKWPWAQPLWGGTAPEIVGERDEFNFEKIAALKPDLIIAQYSGMTKENYDTLSQIAPTVGQPKEYGDYLAPWQAMTLAIGKALGKQAQTEELIAGIDKKFADVRQQHPDWAGKTVAVVDPFEPGQYAVFSSTDPKLVFLKEMGFTVPAEIDKLAGKENATVISSERLDLIDVDRLLFLTSDPGAEKRVTADKVYAGLKVAQEKRAVFLPYEEPPLGGALSFNTVLSIPYAIDQVVPILAGGTGK, via the coding sequence ATGTTGCGATCACGCCTGCCCCTGGCCCTGGCCGCCGTGGCGGTCCTGGCCATATCCGCCTGTGGCGGAGGGTCCGATGAGGACACCGCCGGCCCGGCCGCGTCCGCCACGGCCGGCGCCTTCCCGGTGACGGTGGCGCACAAGTACGGCACGACCGAGATCAAGTCCGCGCCGACCCGGGTGGTGACCCTCGGCCTCAGCGACCAGGACACCGCGCTGGCCCTCGGCGTCAAGCCGGTCGGCGCCGTGGACTGGTTCAAGGAGCGCCCGTACGGCAAGTGGCCGTGGGCGCAGCCGCTGTGGGGCGGCACCGCGCCGGAGATCGTCGGCGAGCGGGACGAGTTCAACTTCGAGAAGATCGCCGCGCTCAAGCCGGACCTCATCATCGCCCAGTACAGCGGCATGACGAAGGAGAACTACGACACGCTGTCCCAGATCGCGCCGACGGTCGGCCAGCCCAAGGAGTACGGCGACTACCTGGCGCCGTGGCAGGCGATGACCCTGGCGATCGGCAAGGCGCTCGGCAAGCAGGCGCAGACCGAGGAGCTGATCGCCGGGATCGACAAGAAGTTCGCGGACGTACGGCAGCAGCACCCGGACTGGGCCGGCAAGACGGTGGCCGTGGTGGACCCGTTCGAGCCCGGCCAGTACGCGGTGTTCTCCTCCACCGACCCGAAGCTGGTGTTCCTGAAGGAGATGGGGTTCACCGTGCCGGCCGAGATCGACAAGCTGGCCGGCAAGGAGAACGCCACCGTCATCAGCTCCGAGCGGCTCGACCTGATCGACGTGGACCGGCTGCTCTTCCTGACCAGCGACCCGGGCGCGGAGAAGCGGGTCACCGCCGACAAGGTCTACGCCGGGCTGAAGGTGGCCCAGGAGAAGCGGGCCGTGTTCCTGCCGTACGAGGAGCCGCCGCTGGGCGGGGCGCTGTCGTTCAACACGGTGCTGAGCATCCCGTACGCCATTGACCAGGTGGTGCCGATCCTCGCCGGGGGCACGGGCAAGTGA
- a CDS encoding amino acid adenylation domain-containing protein, whose amino-acid sequence MTVEAKTWPDLFEARVRQAPDAVALVFEDTTLTYAELNARANRLAHALIARGVGPERVVGLSLPRSVDMIVAEVAVLKAGGAYLPLDPDYPDERIAYMVADAAPVCVLDSVPDVSGYPDTDPARSSRVTNAAYVIYTSGSTGRPKGVVLSHTGVAKLLATQVERLGVGPHSRVLQFASPSFDVAFWDLCLGLLSGGRLIVVPAERRVPGAALTDYIHRHGADFLILPPALLAALPADCVLPEGATLLAGTERVAPELVARHARGRRMFNAYGPTEATVNSTLGFCDPDASGSSVPIGVPDPGTTAYVLDDSLRPAAEGELYLGGAGLARGYLGRPGLTAERFVASPFEPGQRLYRTGDVVRRLDDGRLDFVGRADDQVKIRGYRVEPGEVEAVLGGYPSVAQVAVVAREGRLVAYAVPAAGSTADPDAQVQGWKDAHDALFQVAEDNPFIGWNSSYDGEPIPLDEMRAWLDATVDSVLALRPRRVLEIGVGSGMILSRVAPQVEAYWGSTCPRRASGRCVPGSPPTPRLPARSSCAASRPATCPGCRPSTPSSSTR is encoded by the coding sequence GTGACGGTGGAAGCGAAGACCTGGCCGGACCTGTTCGAGGCGCGGGTACGGCAAGCGCCGGACGCGGTGGCCCTCGTGTTCGAGGACACCACGCTGACGTACGCCGAGCTGAACGCCCGCGCCAACCGCCTGGCGCACGCCCTGATCGCGCGGGGCGTCGGGCCGGAACGGGTGGTGGGGCTGTCCCTGCCGCGATCGGTGGACATGATCGTCGCCGAGGTGGCGGTGCTCAAGGCCGGCGGGGCGTACCTGCCGCTCGACCCGGACTACCCGGACGAGCGGATCGCCTACATGGTGGCCGACGCCGCCCCGGTCTGCGTGCTGGACAGCGTGCCGGACGTGTCCGGCTACCCGGACACCGACCCGGCCAGGTCGTCGCGCGTCACCAACGCCGCGTACGTCATCTACACCTCCGGCTCGACCGGGCGTCCCAAGGGCGTGGTGCTCTCCCACACCGGCGTGGCCAAGCTGCTCGCCACCCAGGTCGAGCGGCTCGGCGTGGGGCCGCACAGCCGGGTGCTGCAGTTCGCGTCGCCGAGCTTCGACGTCGCGTTCTGGGACCTGTGCCTCGGCCTGCTGTCCGGCGGGCGGCTCATCGTCGTACCGGCGGAGCGGCGGGTGCCGGGCGCGGCGCTGACCGACTACATCCACCGGCACGGCGCCGATTTCCTGATCCTGCCGCCGGCGTTGCTCGCCGCGCTGCCCGCGGACTGCGTGCTGCCGGAGGGCGCCACGCTGCTCGCCGGCACCGAACGGGTGGCGCCGGAACTGGTGGCCCGGCACGCCCGCGGGCGCCGGATGTTCAACGCGTACGGGCCGACCGAGGCGACCGTCAACTCGACGCTCGGCTTCTGCGATCCCGACGCCAGCGGCTCGTCCGTCCCCATTGGAGTCCCCGACCCGGGCACCACCGCGTACGTCCTGGACGATTCCCTGCGGCCCGCCGCCGAAGGGGAGCTGTACCTGGGCGGCGCCGGGCTGGCCCGCGGCTACCTGGGCCGGCCCGGCCTGACCGCGGAGCGCTTCGTCGCGTCGCCGTTCGAGCCCGGGCAGCGGCTCTACCGCACCGGCGACGTGGTGCGCCGGCTCGACGACGGGCGCCTCGACTTCGTCGGGCGGGCCGACGACCAGGTGAAGATCCGCGGCTACCGGGTGGAGCCCGGCGAGGTCGAGGCCGTCCTCGGTGGATACCCGTCGGTCGCGCAGGTCGCCGTGGTGGCCCGGGAGGGGCGCCTGGTGGCGTACGCGGTCCCGGCGGCGGGCAGCACGGCCGACCCGGACGCTCAGGTCCAGGGCTGGAAGGACGCCCACGACGCGCTCTTCCAGGTGGCCGAGGACAACCCGTTCATCGGGTGGAACAGCAGCTACGACGGCGAGCCCATCCCGCTCGACGAGATGCGCGCCTGGCTGGACGCCACCGTCGACAGCGTACTGGCGCTGCGCCCGCGCCGGGTGCTGGAGATCGGTGTCGGCAGTGGAATGATCCTGTCCCGGGTCGCCCCGCAGGTCGAGGCGTACTGGGGATCGACCTGTCCGAGGAGGGCATCCGGTCGCTGCGTGCCCGGGTCGCCGCCGACCCCACGCTTGCCGGCAAGGTCGAGCTGCGCTGCCAGCCGGCCGGCGACCTGTCCGGGCTGCCGTCCTTCGACACCGTCGTCATCAACTCGGTGA
- a CDS encoding condensation domain-containing protein, with protein MTQYFPTAEYLRGVLASAADLVGPGGRVFVGDVRNLRLLRHMRVDIAAQRAGTADPAAVDRAIAWERELVLDPDFFTGVPGFVADLRVKRGRYHNELSRYRYDVVLRRGPASTSDAPVVPWEGLPAYLRERRPSRVRVTGLPNARLSTAGVHPDDLHELGESLGYDAAVTWSGDGDRGELDAVFALPGEDPGQVYRPGRPGRERHNVPAAFQDVNALTRALRGYARERLPEYMVPAAFVPLHELPVAPSGKLDRKALPAPDFAALVTGHRPRTPREAVLCRIYADVLDLPGVGVDDDFFALGGDSIVAIGLLVQARKAGLALSLRDMFRHRTAAALAAVAGTVADRADSQQPVELEPLPDERWAAEVLPLTPLQEGFYFHAYADGDAGGYAIQLAVALTGPLDAAALRGAAQGLLDRHAALRAGFRQRPDGRVVQLVADRVELPWRDVDLSGVLAVAERAAHAAGATGDEAQAAVDAVVEQALRAVAEEERDRPFDLARPPLLRATLVRRDRERHDLLIGFHHIVADGWSVSVLLRELMASYGGAELPAATPYRDYLAWLGGRDRAAATAAWRSTLDGLDEPTRLVADGPPAAPRHGEVRVALPEEVTAGLAARARERGLTLGTVVQGAWGLLLGRLLGRTDVVFGTTVSGRASDVDGVGSLVGLLINTLPVRMRWRPGQSLAGALGALQAERAALLDHQHTGLAELQRMAGLGELFDTIVVLENYPVDGDLADPAGTLRAGVPDYVDTGHYPWRSSCSRGTGWSCGSSTTPPGSTARPYGGSRTGSPACSPRSPPTRTARWRGSTCWSRPSGPRSPARCASCRPPRWWPTSRRRPLSVHTRPP; from the coding sequence GTGACGCAGTACTTCCCGACCGCCGAGTACCTCCGTGGCGTACTCGCGTCGGCGGCCGATCTGGTCGGGCCCGGCGGCAGGGTGTTCGTCGGCGACGTGCGCAACCTGCGGCTGCTGCGCCACATGCGCGTGGACATCGCCGCCCAGCGCGCGGGCACGGCCGACCCCGCCGCGGTCGACCGGGCCATCGCGTGGGAGCGCGAACTGGTGCTCGACCCGGACTTCTTCACCGGCGTGCCCGGTTTCGTGGCTGATCTGCGGGTCAAGCGCGGGCGCTACCACAACGAGCTGAGCCGCTACCGGTACGACGTGGTGCTCCGCCGCGGGCCGGCGTCCACATCGGACGCACCGGTGGTGCCGTGGGAGGGCCTCCCGGCGTACCTGCGGGAGCGGCGGCCGTCGCGCGTGCGGGTGACCGGGCTGCCCAACGCCCGCCTGAGCACGGCCGGCGTGCACCCGGACGACCTCCACGAGCTCGGCGAGTCGCTGGGATACGACGCCGCCGTCACCTGGTCGGGCGACGGCGACCGCGGCGAGCTGGACGCGGTGTTCGCCCTGCCGGGGGAGGACCCGGGCCAGGTCTACCGGCCCGGCCGGCCGGGCCGGGAACGGCACAACGTCCCGGCCGCGTTCCAGGACGTCAACGCGCTGACCCGGGCGCTGCGCGGGTACGCCCGGGAGCGGCTGCCCGAGTACATGGTGCCGGCCGCCTTCGTGCCGCTGCACGAGCTGCCGGTGGCGCCGAGCGGCAAGCTGGACCGCAAGGCGCTGCCCGCACCGGACTTCGCCGCGCTCGTCACCGGCCACCGGCCGCGCACCCCACGCGAGGCCGTGCTGTGCCGCATCTACGCCGACGTGCTCGACCTGCCCGGCGTGGGCGTCGACGACGACTTCTTCGCGCTCGGCGGCGACAGCATCGTCGCGATCGGCCTGCTCGTCCAGGCCCGCAAGGCCGGGCTCGCCCTGTCGCTGCGGGACATGTTCCGGCATCGCACCGCGGCCGCGCTCGCGGCGGTCGCCGGCACCGTGGCTGACCGTGCGGACAGTCAGCAGCCGGTCGAGCTGGAGCCGCTGCCCGACGAGCGCTGGGCGGCCGAGGTGCTGCCACTGACGCCGCTGCAGGAGGGCTTCTACTTCCACGCGTACGCCGACGGCGACGCCGGCGGGTACGCCATCCAGCTCGCCGTCGCGCTGACCGGGCCGCTGGACGCCGCCGCCCTGCGCGGGGCCGCCCAGGGGCTCCTCGACCGGCACGCCGCGCTGCGGGCCGGCTTCCGGCAGCGCCCCGACGGCCGGGTGGTCCAGCTCGTGGCCGACCGGGTCGAGCTGCCGTGGCGGGACGTCGACCTGTCCGGCGTGCTCGCCGTCGCCGAGCGGGCCGCCCACGCCGCCGGTGCGACGGGTGACGAGGCCCAGGCGGCCGTCGACGCCGTCGTCGAGCAGGCCCTGCGCGCGGTCGCCGAGGAGGAGCGGGACCGCCCGTTCGACCTGGCCCGGCCGCCGCTGCTGCGGGCCACGCTGGTGCGGCGCGACCGTGAACGGCACGACCTGCTGATCGGGTTTCACCACATCGTCGCGGACGGGTGGTCGGTCTCCGTCCTGCTGCGCGAGCTGATGGCCAGCTACGGCGGCGCCGAGCTGCCGGCCGCCACCCCGTACCGGGACTATCTGGCGTGGCTGGGCGGCCGCGACCGGGCGGCGGCGACCGCGGCGTGGCGGTCCACCCTGGACGGCCTCGACGAGCCCACCCGCCTGGTCGCGGACGGGCCCCCGGCGGCGCCGCGGCACGGGGAGGTCCGCGTCGCGCTTCCCGAGGAGGTCACCGCCGGCCTCGCCGCCCGCGCCCGCGAGCGCGGCCTGACCCTGGGTACGGTCGTGCAGGGCGCCTGGGGCCTGCTGCTGGGCCGCCTGCTCGGCCGCACCGACGTCGTCTTCGGCACCACCGTCTCCGGCCGGGCGTCCGATGTGGACGGTGTCGGGTCGCTCGTCGGGCTGCTCATCAACACGCTGCCGGTACGGATGCGGTGGCGGCCCGGCCAGTCCCTCGCCGGCGCGCTCGGCGCCCTGCAGGCGGAGCGCGCCGCGCTGCTCGACCACCAGCACACCGGGCTGGCCGAGCTGCAGCGGATGGCCGGGCTGGGCGAGCTGTTCGACACCATCGTGGTGCTGGAGAACTACCCGGTCGACGGCGACCTCGCCGATCCGGCGGGGACGCTGCGCGCCGGGGTCCCGGACTACGTGGACACCGGGCACTACCCCTGGCGCTCATCGTGCTCCCGGGGGACCGGCTGGAGCTGCGGCTCAAGCACGACGCCACCCGGCTCGACGGCCCGGCCGTACGGCGGATCGCGGACCGGCTCGCCCGCCTGCTCGCCGCGGTCGCCGCCGACCCGGACCGCCCGGTGGCGCGGGTCGACCTGCTGGAGCCGGCCGAGCGGGCCCCGCTCGCCGGCGCGGTGCGCGAGCTGCCGGCCACCACGCTGGTGGCCGACTTCGAGGCGCAGGCCACTTTCCGTCCACACGCGACCGCCCTGA